The sequence AGATATTTCGTAGATTCCTCTACCCGGTTAGCGAACAAACGTTAAATCGAGCTTCTTACAATGATGCAGTAGCCAATCAGGGTGCTGATGATCTGATGACTAAAATTTGGTGGGATAAACAATAACACCTGCGACGTACACTGAATAAATTAAAAGAGTAAATAATTTAATAAGGATTAATATGCGATTTCTTTTCTTAACAGTAAGCATATTATTAGGGTGTTTAAATCAACTGTTGGCTCAGTCGGCTTTGCTGGCTGAGCCTCCTATTATCCCAATTCCGGTTTTGTATCAACAACATATCGGAACTTTTCAAGTTACAGCCAAAACCATTATTCTCTTCGATACATCTGTTGAGGACTCGGTTTATTCCTTCTTCCAGCAATCATTAACTATACTAACAAAATCTGCCTTGCCTATTCATAAAAAAGGTAGGGCAGATTATATAAAGTTCTCAATCAATCCTCAACAAATTACAGAACCTGAAGGATATTCTTTAGCTATTACTTCCAGTACTGTAGTCCTTGTCGGGCATGATAAAGCTGGATTGTTCTATGGTTTTCAGTCCCTTCTTCAATTATTCTCCCGGTCACTGATTATTCCTGCTTGCTTTATCAAAGATCATCCGCGATTTAGTTATCGGGGTATGCATCTGGATGTGAGTCGCAATTTTTTTCCTGTCAGTTTTATTAAAAAATACATAGATATACTGGCTTATTATAAATTCAATACTTTTCACTGGCATTTGACTGATGATCAGGGCTGGCGTATTGAAATCAAAAAATATCCTTTGTTGCAGCAAATTGCAGCATACCGAAACGAAACACTTATCGGACACAAAAAAGAACTTCCCCATCATTTTGATGGGAAAAAATATGGAGGGTATTATACCCAGAATGAAATCAAAGAAGTAATAGAGTATGCAACACAACGAAGTATTACCATAATTCCTGAAATAGAAATGCCTGGGCATGCCATGGCTGCCTTGTCTGCCTATCCACAGTATGGTTGTACAGGTGGTCCTTATTCCGCTGCAACTTTTTGGGGGATTTTTGATGAAGTATATTGTGCAGGAAATGATAGTACTTTTATTTTTCTGCAAAATGTACTGGATGAGGTTATTTCTTTGTTTCCCACTACTTACATTCATGTAGGGGGAGATGAATGTGTTAAGACAAAATGGAAATCATGTCCAAAATGTCAGAAACGAATCCAGATAGAGCATCTAAAGGATGAAGATGAGTTGCAAAGTTACTTTATCAAACGAATTGGAGATTATATATATAGTAAGGGGCGAAAGATTATAGGTTGGGACGAGATATTAGAAGGTGGTTTACCTCCTGATGCAACGGTAATGAGCTGGAGAGGAATAGAAGGAGGGATAGATGCAATCCGACAAAAGCATAATGCCATTATGACGCCAGAGAGTCATGTGTATCTGGATTACTATCAATCCTTATATCCTCAGGAACCTTTAGCTGCAGCGGGTTATACCCCTTTATCTAAAGTGTATGCCTATGAACCAATTCCTGCTGATTTCAGTCCAGAAGATACAAAATATTTGATAGGTATTCAGGGGAATATCTGGACAGAATATATGCCTACTTCTCAGAAAGTTGAATATATGATGTTGCCCAGAGCATTGGCTATTGCTGAACTTGCCTGGAGTAAATCGGAAAAAAAGAACTACTCAGACTTTTTGCGAAGAGTTAGAATGCACCAGGAAATTATGAAAACCAAAGGTATAAATTGTGCGGATGTGTTCGATGAAATTACAGATTCTGTTACAATAAAAACCGATCAACTTCCCATACTTCACTTGTCTACTTCTTCACCAAAATCAGAAATTTACTATACTCTCGATGGCTCAAATCCAAGTATTTCAAGTTTACTATATAAAGCTCCAATCGAAATTGTAAAATCTAGAACAGTCAGAGCTGCTGTGTTTTTTGAAGGAAAACAAAAGGGAAGGGTATTTGAAAAAGACTTTCATATCAGTAAATCCATTGGAAAACCTGTATCATTTACACCCACGCCCAAAGGAAATTACAAGCCTGTTAATAACCTGACAACTGTGAACGGGATAGTGGGTACAACCCGATACAATACAGGGGAGTGGGTAGGCTTTCAGGATACAAACGTAGAGGTCCAGGTTGATTTGCAAACCATACAAACTGTTTCTGACTTAAGGATTAATGTATTGGTATATCATTGGCAACGAATGTGGGCACCTATTCAACTTGTTTTTTCTGTTTCTGAGAATGGACAATCTTTTAAAGAGGTATATACTCATACTAACTTTCCTATCAACGGAATCAATTCAGTTCATGCAAGTCTACAACAACCTCTTAAAGCAAGATATATTAGAATCAAAGCTATTAACCCGGCTAGTATTCCTGCTGGAGAATATGGTGCAGGGGGAAGGCCCTGGTTGCTAGTGGATGAGTTTGAAGTCAATTAATCCTAAACTATTTAGAATGTATTTATATTTTAACTTATGTTAACTAGATGCTGAATCACTGATCAGTTTCTACAATTATTCAATTCACTTATTACCTATTTTAGTATTTTATGAGATTTTTCGGACTTTTTGGGATTTTGCTTTTTGTTTTCTGTGGTATTACCAACGCTCAGATAACAGGAGCCAATCTTAATAAACCAGAAAGAGAGGAGTGGTTAAAAGATGCAGGGTTTGGTATGTTTATTCACTGGAATATGGATGTACAGTTGGGCTTGGTAATCAGTCATTCTCTGGTAGGCGCATCAGAAGATTATATAGAAAGATATATTCACGAATTACCACAAACTTTTAATCCCACAGATTGGAATGCTGAACGCATGGTAATAATGGCCAAAAACGCAGGGATGAAGTATATCATGTTTACAACCAAACATCATGCTGGCTTTTGTATGTGGGATACCAAAACTACAGACTTCAACATAATGCATACTCCTTATCAGAAAGACATTGTCAAACAGTATGTTGAAGCCTGTCACAAATGGGGAGTAGCTGTTGGATTTTACTATTCGCCAGAGGATTTTGTATTTGCTTATCGTAATGGAATGAAGGATATAACCCGTGATGATCATTGGGAAAAAGCAAAACCATTTCAGGAGAAATACAAAGCATTTGTATTGGAACAATGCAAAGAATTAATGACTCAATATGGACAGGTTGACTTGTTTTTTATAGATAGTGACGTTTTACGGGAAGAAGTAAAACAAGCTATATGGAAATATCAACCGAATTGTTTAGTTACCAGAGGGGTCTTACCCACACCTGAGCAGCAGCTACCTGGAGAGACATTAACCACTGCCTGGGAAAGTTGTATGACGATGGGTACAGATTGGGGATACAAACCAACAAATGAACACTATAAGTCAGGAACGGAACTTATTGACAT is a genomic window of Xanthocytophaga agilis containing:
- a CDS encoding glycoside hydrolase family 20 protein, encoding MRFLFLTVSILLGCLNQLLAQSALLAEPPIIPIPVLYQQHIGTFQVTAKTIILFDTSVEDSVYSFFQQSLTILTKSALPIHKKGRADYIKFSINPQQITEPEGYSLAITSSTVVLVGHDKAGLFYGFQSLLQLFSRSLIIPACFIKDHPRFSYRGMHLDVSRNFFPVSFIKKYIDILAYYKFNTFHWHLTDDQGWRIEIKKYPLLQQIAAYRNETLIGHKKELPHHFDGKKYGGYYTQNEIKEVIEYATQRSITIIPEIEMPGHAMAALSAYPQYGCTGGPYSAATFWGIFDEVYCAGNDSTFIFLQNVLDEVISLFPTTYIHVGGDECVKTKWKSCPKCQKRIQIEHLKDEDELQSYFIKRIGDYIYSKGRKIIGWDEILEGGLPPDATVMSWRGIEGGIDAIRQKHNAIMTPESHVYLDYYQSLYPQEPLAAAGYTPLSKVYAYEPIPADFSPEDTKYLIGIQGNIWTEYMPTSQKVEYMMLPRALAIAELAWSKSEKKNYSDFLRRVRMHQEIMKTKGINCADVFDEITDSVTIKTDQLPILHLSTSSPKSEIYYTLDGSNPSISSLLYKAPIEIVKSRTVRAAVFFEGKQKGRVFEKDFHISKSIGKPVSFTPTPKGNYKPVNNLTTVNGIVGTTRYNTGEWVGFQDTNVEVQVDLQTIQTVSDLRINVLVYHWQRMWAPIQLVFSVSENGQSFKEVYTHTNFPINGINSVHASLQQPLKARYIRIKAINPASIPAGEYGAGGRPWLLVDEFEVN
- a CDS encoding alpha-L-fucosidase is translated as MRFFGLFGILLFVFCGITNAQITGANLNKPEREEWLKDAGFGMFIHWNMDVQLGLVISHSLVGASEDYIERYIHELPQTFNPTDWNAERMVIMAKNAGMKYIMFTTKHHAGFCMWDTKTTDFNIMHTPYQKDIVKQYVEACHKWGVAVGFYYSPEDFVFAYRNGMKDITRDDHWEKAKPFQEKYKAFVLEQCKELMTQYGQVDLFFIDSDVLREEVKQAIWKYQPNCLVTRGVLPTPEQQLPGETLTTAWESCMTMGTDWGYKPTNEHYKSGTELIDILIESRAKGGSYLLNVGPTQWGNVNEGQEGRLMEIGAWHFINQEAIHNVRPWIVKNEGDIWFTKKKDENTVYAYIRNMPEWPRGERRSFVLKSVKATAKTEISVLGQTGNVVEYQPSNNGKATFEQTSEGLKISVVRAQRIYNNHKWPNPIVVKLKNVEPALETAHFGTVKAEKQTNGNLKLTANLTALGNGKQFQLGFEYRPVQSTLNEEFNEKWTSTDVFPVTKKGMHSLEIVKSNIVSYDEIEYRAILYQDGLKIEGNVLKISKLKLE